One Alnus glutinosa chromosome 3, dhAlnGlut1.1, whole genome shotgun sequence genomic region harbors:
- the LOC133864708 gene encoding large ribosomal subunit protein uL16c, translating into MDKSSLKMAFGWLKQRRGRMKGISDGGENICFGKYALQALEPAWITAKQIEAGRRALTRNVNRGGGKVWVRTFAHKSVSGKPAETRMGRGKGGVKYSVAVIQPGKILYEMGGVAENIARKAVSVAASKMPIRTRFIVDSLTPSRDRGSKH; encoded by the exons ATGGACAAATCTTCGCTCAAAATGGCTTTTGGATGGCTGAAACAGCGTAGAGGAAGAATGAAGGGAATATCTGATGGAGGCGAGAATATTTGCTTCGGCAAATACGCTCTGCAGGCACTTGAACCCGCGTGGATCACGGCTAAACAGATAGAAGCAGGACGGCGAGCACTCACACGGAACGTGAACCGCGGCGGCGGGAAAGTATGGGTGCGTACATTTGCCCACAAGTCAGTTTCAGGGAAACCCGCCGAGACGCGTATGGGTAGAGGGAAAGGAGGTGTCAAATATAGCGTCGCTGTAATTCAACCGGGTAAAATCCTTTACGAAATGGGCGGAGTAGCAGAAAATATTGCCAGAAAGGCTGTTTCAGTAGCGGCGTCCAAGATGCCTATACGGACTCGATTCATTGTTGATTCCT TGACACCCTCAAGAGACCGTGGCTCGAAGCATTGA
- the LOC133864115 gene encoding aquaporin NIP6-1 has product MENEEVPSAPSPPATPGTPGAPLFGGFKAERSGNGRRSLLKNCKCFSVEEWALEEGTLPKVSCSLPPPPVPLAKKVGAEFIGTFILIFAGTATAILNQKTQGSETLLGCAASSGLAVMVIILSTGHISGAHLNPALTIAFAALKHFPWKHVPLYIGAQVLASLCAAFALKGIFHPIIGGGVTVPSGSHGQAFALEFIISFNLMFVVTAVATDTRAVGELAGIAVGATVMLNILIAGPTTGASMNPVRTLGPAIAANNYKAIWVYLTAPILGALCGAGIYSAVKLPEEDGGIHEKPSTTRSFRR; this is encoded by the exons ATGGAAAATGAGGAAGTTCCATCAGCACCTTCACCTCCTGCAACACCAGGGACTCCAGGAGCTCCACTCTTTGGTGGGTTCAAGGCAGAGAGAAGTGGGAATGGTAGGAGATCCCTTCTCAAGAACTGCAAGTGCTTTAGCGTTGAAGAATGGGCCTTGGAAGAAGGCACCTTACCCAAAGTCTCTTGCTCATTGCCACCACCTCCTGTTCCACTTGCAAAAAAG GTTGGAGCTGAGTTCATAGGCACTTTCATACTGATCTTTGCTGGGACAGCCACGGCCATTTTGAACCAAAAGACACAAGGCTCAGAAACCCTCCTTGGCTGCGCTGCCTCATCTGGCCTTGCTGTTATGGTTATCATTCTCTCCACAGGACATATCTCAGGGGCCCATCTCAACCCAGCTCTCACCATTGCTTTTGCTGCCCTAAAACACTTCCCATGGAAACAT GTGCCTTTGTATATTGGAGCACAGGTTTTGGCATCTCTTTGTGCTGCATTTGCACTAAAGGGGATTTTCCACCCCATAATTGGAGGGGGAGTCACTGTTCCTTCTGGGTCACATGGCCAAGCTTTTGCTTTGGAGTTCATTATTAGTTTCAACCTCATGTTTGTTGTCACAGCCGTGGCCACCGACACAAGAGCT GTGGGCGAGTTGGCGGGAATCGCGGTAGGAGCAACAGTCATGCTCAATATACTCATAGCCGG GCCAACAACCGGAGCTTCAATGAATCCGGTGAGAACACTAGGGCCAGCCATTGCTGCAAACAACTATAAAGCAATATGGGTGTACCTCACTGCTCCCATCCTTGGGGCACTGTGTGGGGCAGGAATCTACTCTGCTGTCAAGCTGCCAGAAGAAGATGGTGGCATTCATGAAAAGCCTTCAACAACAAGGAGCTTCAGAAGGTGA